In the Candidatus Aminicenantes bacterium genome, TAATAAATTGAGCGCATCAGGAAGTCAAGATTGAATACTCCGCCGGCGCATACCGCCAAGGCCACGATCAGCCCCCCTCGCCCAACCCATTTTTGCCATGGGAGAATCCTCTTGCCGCGCAGTTCCATTGCCATTACCATAAATGCAGCGGCATAACCCACCAGGGCGCAATAGAGCAACACGCTGAGCAACATCCAGGGAATGATGAGCGTCGTGGCGATGACTATCTTTTCATGGCTGATGTTGAGCGTGATATAGATAAGTCCCACGTCGGCCAAGGTCATGAGATTCAGGCAGGCCAAATGAACGGCATAGGTCCGCAAATGCCTTTGCCGGAAAGTGCGGTAGCGGTGAACGACCAGGCTGATCAGGAGCAAGCCGCAGCCGGAAGAGAGCAGGTAGATGAAAATGAGCAAATGGCGCATACGGATAAATAAACACACTTGCCGCCTGCTGTCAATCCGGAGCCATTCCCGGTCAAAAGTATGGTTTATAAAAACAGGACTTTTAACCGATTCTTTTTATGCCTGACCCGGTTATAGTCATGCTCGGCTATGGCAAGTGCATAAGCCCCGGAATGAAACCGGAAAAATCGCTTAAAAGGAGTAAACATGAAACAAACATTCCTCAAATTGTTCATCGTCTTGACGCTGCTGCTGATCCTGCCGGCAACGGGATTACAGGCGGCAGAGATCCACAAGGCAGCTTCCGCGGGTGACCTGGAAACCGTCAAAAGACTGCTGGAACAAAATCCCAAATTGCTTCAGGAAATGGACGAAAACGGCCGGACGCCTTTGCACTGGGCCTGCCGCGGCGTCCACTTCGACCTGGTCAAATATTTGGTCGAAAGGGGGGCGGACGTGAATGCCCGCGACAACGGGGCGATGGCGCCGCTGCATAGCGTGGCTTCGCGGGGGCATCTGGATGCGGCCAAGCTGCTGCTCGCCGCCGGCGCCCGCGTCGACGCCGAAACCAAGGGTGGCTGGACGGCTTTGCATCTCGCTGCAGCCAACGGACACACGGCGATGGCGGCCCTGCTGCTCGACAAGGGCGCCCACCTCGACATTCGTGAC is a window encoding:
- a CDS encoding ankyrin repeat domain-containing protein, which codes for MKQTFLKLFIVLTLLLILPATGLQAAEIHKAASAGDLETVKRLLEQNPKLLQEMDENGRTPLHWACRGVHFDLVKYLVERGADVNARDNGAMAPLHSVASRGHLDAAKLLLAAGARVDAETKGGWTALHLAAANGHTAMAALLLDKGAHLDIRD